The following proteins are co-located in the Komagataeibacter sp. FNDCF1 genome:
- the argE gene encoding acetylornithine deacetylase — protein sequence MTLTVNTLRELVAFRSLCGEPNGDMIDWLETFLGRAGARVRRVAGDRPGASGLFASIGPDVPGGIVLSAHSDVVPVAGQAWSSDPFVLTERDGRLYGRGTSDMKGFIACMLSSAAGAARRELRRPLHLAISYDEELGCLGVHSLLRAVADSGVEVGGCIVGEPTGMRVAVAHKGKIAFRITCRGEAAHSANPFRGISAIRMAAAMVGELDALQDHIRDTEAHDTRFEVPFSTVQAGLIEGGCALNIVPDLCTITAEMRLLPGQDGAACLSWLRQATHRVVGATGGGTISIEVTNAYPGVDNPPDMAICSLALHEAGQNSTCVIDFGTEAGLFKEILSVPCVICGPGSISRAHKADEYITQSELDRCDRFLEGIVETLCQ from the coding sequence ATGACGCTTACAGTGAATACCCTGCGCGAACTTGTTGCCTTCCGCAGCCTGTGCGGCGAGCCGAACGGTGACATGATCGACTGGCTGGAAACGTTTCTTGGCCGGGCTGGTGCGCGGGTCCGGCGCGTGGCGGGTGACAGGCCGGGTGCGTCCGGGCTGTTTGCATCAATCGGACCGGATGTGCCGGGCGGGATTGTCCTGTCCGCGCATTCCGATGTGGTTCCGGTGGCGGGGCAGGCATGGTCATCGGACCCGTTTGTACTGACCGAGCGGGATGGCAGGCTGTACGGTCGCGGCACAAGCGACATGAAGGGCTTTATCGCATGCATGCTCAGCAGCGCGGCCGGTGCCGCGCGGCGGGAACTCAGGCGTCCCCTGCATCTGGCGATTTCGTATGACGAGGAACTGGGCTGCCTGGGCGTGCATTCCCTGCTCAGGGCGGTGGCGGATAGCGGCGTGGAAGTGGGGGGCTGCATCGTCGGTGAACCGACGGGCATGCGGGTGGCCGTTGCCCACAAGGGCAAGATTGCCTTCCGCATTACCTGCCGGGGGGAAGCAGCCCATTCCGCCAATCCGTTCAGGGGTATAAGTGCCATCCGCATGGCGGCGGCCATGGTGGGGGAACTTGACGCGCTGCAGGACCATATCCGGGATACCGAAGCGCATGACACACGTTTCGAGGTACCTTTTTCCACCGTACAGGCTGGCCTGATCGAAGGCGGTTGCGCGCTTAACATCGTACCCGATCTGTGCACCATAACAGCGGAAATGCGGCTTCTGCCGGGGCAGGATGGTGCCGCCTGTCTGTCCTGGCTGCGGCAGGCCACCCACCGCGTGGTCGGGGCGACGGGCGGCGGCACGATCAGCATCGAGGTTACGAATGCCTATCCGGGGGTTGATAACCCGCCAGACATGGCCATCTGCTCACTGGCCTTGCACGAAGCCGGGCAGAATAGTACATGTGTCATAGATTTTGGAACGGAAGCGGGGCTGTTCAAGGAAATACTGTCCGTTCCATGCGTGATCTGTGGTCCTGGTTCAATCAGCAGGGCCCATAAGGCGGACGAATACATCACACAGTCCGAACTCGACCGGTGTGACCGCTTTCTTGAAGGTATTGTGGAAACGCTCTGCCAGTAA
- a CDS encoding DUF1028 domain-containing protein, producing the protein MTFSIVARCARTGQFGVAVSSSSPAVASRCAFARAGVGVVATQNITDPRLGPQGLDLMQQGANAAQCRDILVNNAAFAEFRQLAIIDVNGETAVWSGARTLGCHAASMHMNVASAGNMLAHEGVPDAVTDAFLASDENLHLGERLLVAMRAGLQAGGEAGPVHSAGMVVVDRQAWPLVDLRVDWDDAPITRLADLWHIWQPQMDDYVTRCLNPLSAPSYGVPGDA; encoded by the coding sequence ATGACATTTTCCATCGTGGCCAGATGCGCCCGGACCGGGCAGTTCGGCGTTGCCGTTTCATCTTCCTCCCCTGCCGTAGCCAGCCGCTGTGCCTTTGCCCGGGCGGGCGTGGGCGTGGTGGCAACCCAGAACATAACGGATCCGCGTCTGGGGCCACAGGGGCTGGATCTCATGCAGCAGGGTGCCAATGCCGCCCAGTGTCGTGATATTCTGGTAAACAATGCCGCGTTTGCCGAATTCCGGCAACTCGCCATCATTGATGTAAATGGTGAAACAGCTGTCTGGTCGGGTGCCCGTACCTTGGGCTGCCATGCGGCTTCCATGCACATGAATGTCGCATCGGCTGGTAACATGCTGGCCCACGAAGGTGTACCGGATGCGGTAACAGACGCGTTTCTGGCATCCGATGAAAACCTGCATCTGGGTGAGCGCCTGCTGGTCGCCATGCGCGCGGGACTTCAGGCCGGGGGGGAGGCCGGGCCCGTCCATTCGGCCGGGATGGTCGTGGTGGACAGGCAGGCCTGGCCGCTGGTTGACCTGCGTGTTGACTGGGATGACGCGCCCATTACCCGTCTTGCTGATCTGTGGCACATATGGCAGCCCCAGATGGATGACTATGTGACACGGTGCCTTAACCCGCTCTCCGCGCCATCTTACGGTGTTCCGGGGGATGCCTGA
- a CDS encoding AAA family ATPase — MNTNEFLDAFERTFKARVPFILVQTTERSRAVELIRDVCARQSVTAYVHTLSKGTLDITTNRVTNEDRSVIGAVDFAAQQMMQRQHLTFVLTELDDVDTDSAFARQLLDTVILASEKGGTIVAVTTKTIWSQVQRLGVSLMLSPPDQDETYINISRQIDDYRSIMPIEWDDADMRRAATILGGVTKIEAENIIAMMAARGSIRKSDFPELMRAKDSVFSDVSGIERVALRPETLNMGGLSGLQTWLQRKRPLLTADLRERVIRPPRGVLLVGVPGCGKSLSAKTIAARFEIPLYRLDLANLMGMYVGQSEGRLKEALEAADRVAPCVLWIDEIEKGLAAGGSDSSGVTTRMIGQFLFWLQESQARVFVVATANDVSKLPPELLRRGRFDELFFVDLPGSDERREIITLYVERGKLLPLDAGLLEELVELSDGFAGADLEAAVREVVEEAFLNGDGAVTADLYRSSFQNIVPLSRTSPEQIEAIRAWGRERAVPASGQPIGDNASSTAPMRRAVLLG; from the coding sequence GTGAATACCAACGAATTTCTCGATGCTTTCGAACGGACCTTCAAGGCCCGTGTTCCCTTCATTCTTGTCCAGACAACGGAACGCAGCCGTGCGGTCGAACTGATCCGTGACGTATGCGCGCGGCAGAGTGTCACGGCCTATGTCCATACCCTGTCGAAGGGCACGCTGGATATTACGACCAACCGCGTGACCAACGAGGACCGTTCAGTCATCGGTGCCGTGGATTTTGCCGCCCAGCAGATGATGCAGCGCCAGCACCTGACTTTCGTGCTGACCGAACTTGATGATGTGGACACCGACAGCGCATTCGCACGCCAGCTGCTGGACACCGTTATCCTGGCTTCGGAAAAGGGCGGGACGATCGTCGCGGTCACGACCAAGACGATATGGAGCCAGGTGCAGCGCCTTGGCGTGTCGCTCATGCTTTCGCCGCCGGATCAGGACGAGACCTATATCAACATCTCCCGCCAGATCGATGATTACCGCAGCATCATGCCCATAGAATGGGATGATGCCGACATGCGGCGCGCCGCCACGATCCTGGGTGGCGTGACCAAGATCGAAGCGGAAAACATCATCGCGATGATGGCCGCGCGTGGCAGTATCCGCAAAAGCGATTTCCCCGAGCTCATGCGCGCGAAGGACAGTGTCTTTTCCGATGTGTCGGGCATTGAGCGGGTCGCCCTGCGTCCCGAGACCCTCAACATGGGTGGCCTGAGCGGGCTGCAGACGTGGCTGCAGCGCAAGCGCCCGCTGCTTACAGCCGACCTGCGCGAACGTGTGATCCGGCCGCCGCGTGGTGTGCTGCTGGTGGGCGTGCCGGGCTGTGGCAAGTCTCTGTCCGCCAAGACGATCGCGGCGCGGTTTGAAATTCCGCTTTACCGGCTGGATCTTGCCAATCTCATGGGGATGTACGTGGGCCAGAGCGAGGGACGCCTGAAGGAAGCCCTTGAGGCCGCCGACCGTGTGGCCCCCTGTGTGTTGTGGATTGACGAGATTGAGAAGGGCCTGGCCGCCGGTGGATCGGACTCATCGGGCGTGACCACGCGTATGATCGGGCAGTTCCTGTTCTGGCTTCAGGAATCACAGGCACGTGTTTTTGTGGTCGCAACTGCCAATGATGTCTCTAAGCTGCCGCCCGAACTGTTGCGGCGGGGCCGGTTCGATGAACTGTTCTTCGTTGACCTGCCTGGCAGCGATGAGCGGCGCGAAATCATTACCCTGTATGTGGAACGGGGCAAGCTGCTGCCACTGGATGCGGGGCTGCTGGAGGAACTGGTCGAACTGTCGGACGGGTTTGCCGGTGCGGACCTGGAAGCCGCCGTGCGCGAAGTGGTGGAGGAGGCTTTCCTGAACGGGGATGGCGCGGTCACGGCGGATCTCTACCGATCAAGCTTCCAGAACATCGTCCCGCTTTCGCGCACCAGCCCGGAGCAGATCGAGGCAATTCGCGCATGGGGCCGCGAGCGCGCGGTGCCTGCTTCTGGCCAGCCGATCGGGGATAATGCATCTTCTACCGCGCCCATGCGCCGGGCGGTACTGTTGGGATAA
- a CDS encoding DUF72 domain-containing protein — protein sequence MTIRIGVAGWSIPSALVGRFPSAGTHLERYGARFLAVEVNSSFYRPHRRTTYMRWAESVPPEFRFSVKLPKAITHERRLVGCRTLIERFAEETSGLGNRRGPILVQLPPSFAYPGDIAEQFFHDLQAMITGPVVLEPRHASWFLPAVDQMLQSRRISRVAADPAVPLPAARPGGWSGLAYFRLHGSPRIYESPYGQETIEAHAQAIAMLTARGTDVWTIFDNTTHGAAPLNAFELAQACHACMQ from the coding sequence ATGACCATACGCATCGGTGTCGCTGGCTGGTCCATTCCTTCCGCGCTGGTCGGGCGGTTCCCGTCGGCCGGTACGCATCTTGAACGCTATGGCGCACGGTTTCTGGCAGTCGAGGTGAACAGCAGTTTCTATCGGCCGCACCGCCGCACCACCTACATGCGCTGGGCGGAAAGCGTGCCACCGGAATTCCGCTTTTCCGTAAAGCTGCCCAAAGCGATTACGCATGAGCGCCGTCTGGTCGGCTGCCGCACGCTGATCGAACGGTTTGCCGAGGAAACGAGCGGTCTGGGCAACAGGCGCGGGCCGATTCTGGTCCAGCTTCCCCCAAGCTTCGCCTATCCTGGTGACATTGCCGAACAGTTCTTCCATGACCTGCAGGCCATGATCACCGGACCGGTCGTTCTGGAGCCAAGGCATGCCAGCTGGTTCCTGCCGGCAGTCGACCAGATGCTGCAAAGCCGGCGGATATCACGCGTTGCGGCGGACCCGGCCGTACCCCTGCCAGCCGCCCGCCCCGGTGGCTGGAGCGGTCTTGCCTATTTCCGGCTGCACGGTTCCCCACGCATCTATGAATCCCCTTATGGGCAGGAGACCATTGAAGCCCATGCGCAAGCCATCGCCATGTTAACCGCACGCGGCACCGATGTCTGGACGATTTTTGACAACACCACCCATGGCGCCGCGCCACTGAACGCCTTTGAACTTGCACAGGCCTGTCACGCCTGCATGCAATGA
- a CDS encoding oleate hydratase, whose protein sequence is MRYAHSNFEAFVRPDKPAGMDTRSAWIVGGGLGGMAAAAFLIRDARMTPSRITILEASDANGGALDGAGNATTGWRIRGGREMEEQFQCLWDLYRSIPSLEMPGASVLDEFHRLNRIDPSSSPVRAMCARGQKLPDRDSLKLTGRARREIISLILADEERLDGKVISDVLSDDFMKSNFWLFWRSMFAFETWHSAIEMKRYLARFVHQVLGLKDLHTLKFTKFNQQESLSRPLATWLADHGVIFRHGMQVTNVCVDMADTKKVARHIDWLENGVAGGVDVGAEDLVFVTNGSMVKNSRWGDHHTPAPVDTEIRQGGIWQLWRNIAAQDPAFGRPDVFCGDTGKSRWVSATVTTRDARIPDLVHRITGRDPFSGRTVTGGPVTIQDSAWLMSWVVSRQPHFRNQPPGQMVAWLYGLFSDVPGNYVNKPMQDCTGAEITQEWLFHMGVPVDQIDDMAATGAITHPCMMPFITAQFMPRAAGDRPKVVPDGSVNLAFLGQFAETPRDTVFTTEYSVRTAMEAVYTLLDLDRAVPEVFDSIYDIRMLLQAAAALRDGKEVPASGLVHHLTDGTEIDSLLERYGLI, encoded by the coding sequence ATGAGATACGCCCACAGTAATTTCGAAGCCTTCGTGCGTCCTGACAAACCCGCCGGGATGGATACCCGTTCGGCCTGGATCGTGGGCGGCGGCCTGGGTGGCATGGCAGCGGCGGCATTCCTGATCCGTGACGCACGGATGACGCCATCAAGGATTACCATTCTCGAGGCCTCCGATGCCAATGGCGGGGCACTGGACGGCGCGGGCAATGCCACGACCGGCTGGCGTATCCGTGGTGGGCGGGAAATGGAGGAGCAGTTCCAGTGCCTGTGGGATCTCTACCGCTCGATCCCGTCGTTGGAAATGCCGGGCGCTTCGGTGCTGGACGAATTCCACCGGCTCAACCGCATTGATCCCAGCAGCAGCCCGGTGCGGGCCATGTGTGCGCGCGGGCAGAAGCTGCCGGATCGTGACAGCCTGAAGCTGACCGGCAGGGCACGACGGGAGATTATTTCGCTCATCCTTGCGGATGAGGAGCGGCTGGATGGCAAAGTCATCAGTGATGTCCTGTCCGACGATTTCATGAAATCCAATTTCTGGCTGTTCTGGCGCTCGATGTTCGCGTTCGAGACATGGCACAGTGCAATCGAGATGAAACGCTACCTGGCCCGCTTCGTGCATCAGGTCCTGGGGCTGAAAGACCTGCACACGCTGAAATTCACGAAATTCAACCAGCAGGAATCCCTGAGCAGGCCACTGGCCACATGGCTGGCCGACCACGGCGTGATCTTCCGCCATGGCATGCAGGTTACCAATGTATGCGTGGACATGGCAGACACAAAGAAGGTGGCGCGTCATATCGACTGGCTGGAAAACGGCGTGGCTGGTGGTGTCGATGTAGGCGCGGAGGATCTGGTTTTCGTTACCAACGGTTCGATGGTGAAGAATTCACGCTGGGGCGACCACCACACACCCGCACCGGTTGATACCGAGATCAGGCAGGGCGGTATCTGGCAGCTATGGCGCAATATCGCGGCCCAGGACCCGGCATTTGGCCGACCCGATGTATTTTGTGGTGATACCGGGAAATCCCGCTGGGTATCCGCCACCGTCACGACACGGGACGCGCGCATCCCCGATCTGGTGCACAGGATAACGGGGCGTGATCCCTTCTCCGGCCGGACCGTGACGGGAGGGCCGGTCACAATCCAGGATTCCGCGTGGCTGATGAGCTGGGTTGTCAGTCGCCAGCCGCATTTCAGAAACCAGCCCCCGGGGCAGATGGTCGCGTGGCTTTACGGCCTGTTCAGCGATGTGCCCGGAAATTACGTGAACAAGCCCATGCAGGACTGCACCGGCGCGGAAATCACACAGGAATGGCTGTTCCATATGGGCGTGCCAGTGGATCAGATTGACGATATGGCCGCAACCGGCGCGATCACGCATCCATGCATGATGCCATTCATCACCGCACAGTTCATGCCGCGCGCCGCCGGAGACAGGCCGAAGGTGGTGCCGGATGGCAGCGTCAACCTTGCCTTCCTTGGCCAGTTTGCCGAAACACCACGCGACACGGTCTTCACAACGGAATATTCCGTCCGTACGGCAATGGAGGCGGTCTATACGCTTCTCGATCTCGACCGGGCTGTGCCCGAGGTTTTTGACAGTATCTATGATATCCGCATGCTGCTGCAGGCAGCAGCGGCCTTGCGGGACGGAAAGGAGGTCCCGGCATCCGGACTTGTGCATCATCTGACGGACGGAACAGAAATCGACAGCCTGCTGGAACGCTACGGGCTGATCTGA
- a CDS encoding MarR family transcriptional regulator, with protein sequence MTDTKKDNNAGYELENQIGHLLRRAYQRHTSIFQGTIPDEHLTTVQFAVLVTIHDEGEGSLMHIGRLTAIDHATLRGITSRLKQRGLIRIRSNPDDGRERLLSLLPAGEEMVRQYIPAAQRISELTLAPLNECEQVAALHVLHKLANG encoded by the coding sequence GTGACTGACACCAAAAAGGATAACAATGCCGGGTATGAGCTGGAAAACCAGATCGGGCATCTTCTGCGGCGGGCCTACCAGCGGCATACATCCATTTTCCAGGGTACCATCCCTGATGAACATCTTACGACAGTGCAGTTTGCCGTGCTGGTCACCATACATGATGAAGGCGAAGGCTCGCTGATGCATATCGGCCGGCTGACCGCCATAGATCATGCAACACTGCGTGGCATTACGTCGCGCCTGAAGCAGCGCGGCCTGATCCGCATACGCAGCAATCCAGATGACGGGCGCGAACGGCTGCTTTCGCTCCTGCCCGCGGGGGAGGAAATGGTCCGTCAGTACATACCGGCGGCACAGCGGATTTCGGAACTGACCCTGGCACCGCTGAATGAATGTGAACAGGTCGCGGCGCTGCATGTGCTGCACAAGCTTGCGAATGGCTAG